AAAAGAGCATACATTATGAAAAGAGCAGAATTTATCAGAAGCCTTGGGCTTGGCAGTAGTGCTTTAATGGCAGTTTATTGTATAGGAACGTTAAGTTCTTGTGCCAATGAGGATACTCCGCTCCCTGTAGATAATGGCAATCCTAATCCAATCTCTAATGGTAAGGTCGATTTTACATTAGACTTGTCATTAGCCGCCAATCAAGCACTTCTTGCCAACGGGGGATATATCTACAATGGTAATATTATTATTGCCAAAACCACTTCAGGCAGTTTTATAGCCCTATCAAAAGTATGTACTCATCAAGGTACAACAGTAGAGTATCGAAAAGATACCAACGATATTTATTGCCCCAATCATGGGTCGCGATTTGATATAACAGGAAAGGTTA
The DNA window shown above is from Flectobacillus major DSM 103 and carries:
- a CDS encoding QcrA and Rieske domain-containing protein; protein product: MKRAEFIRSLGLGSSALMAVYCIGTLSSCANEDTPLPVDNGNPNPISNGKVDFTLDLSLAANQALLANGGYIYNGNIIIAKTTSGSFIALSKVCTHQGTTVEYRKDTNDIYCPNHGSRFDITGKVIQSPAPSPLTMYKVEYNAVTAKVRVFEA